CGCTAGCGTCCAGCATGATGTCGGTCGTTGACTGACCCATTTTCTTGTAGGGAAACCAAACGGCCGGCGGTTTCATCTGCGGAAATCGTTTCAGAGCTTCGGGCAACGCGAGCCCGTTTGGCACTTCCTTAACATCATGAATCGTTGATCCCTGGGCATCCATCGAGGCCAAAGATTCAGGATGATGAAAGAACGCCCCTTCACGCATGTGATGCAGCGCGCCGGCAGCGACCCAGTTCCCTTGTTGATCGGTATAGAACATGTCGCCGTCCGCGTTGGCACCCATGCCACTTGGCGATCGCATACCGGCGCAGACCGGAATCAAATCCCCCGCTTCGCTGACCTTCATGCCCCAACCACGCCACAAACCTTGCCGATATCCCAGTGATGATTGGCGAGTTCGTTTTAGCAAGTCACCTTTTAACCCCAAACCGATGTTCAGCGTCAACCAAAGGTTACCATCCCCATCTACTTTTGGCCCGTACGCATATTCGTGATAGTGCCCCGTCACGCCCCAACCTTTAGCGACCGTCAAGTATTCGTCAGCAACATCGTCGCCAACCGTGTCACGAAGCCGCGTCAGTTCGCTGCGCTGGACTGTCAAGAAACTGCCACCGCGACGCAGCAGCCCCAGTGGCTCGTGCAGTGCCGAAGCAAACCGATGATACGTCACTTGCGTCGGTGGATCGTCGTAGACGCCGCCAAGAATCCAGACTTCGCCTTTGCGTATCGCCACTGCAATGCGGTCATCGTCATACGGTGCGATCCCGCTTACTTCCAAGGCCGGTCCGTCATCCCCGGGACGCCAGTTCGCCGCTCGCGAATCCGTATTGGTCTGGCTGGTCGCGACCGAAATGATCCGGTAGTAATCCGACTCGTCGTCCGCTTCGACAAGCGACATTGGCACGACCAAACTGACCAAGAAAAACGTCAAAACGACCGAGTAGATTTGTTTCACCATGAGTAGTTCACCTCTAACTTCGTCGCGGACGTGATGTCAATCAAGTACACCACTCGTTGTTGGTCGTCGCTGGTTTGATCCTGCTCCGCAGTGATCGTTGCCGCACCGGCGGGAAGCCGATCGATCTGCACGGTTAACCCCTTGTCGCTGACAAACCGATTGCCACCGATCTGCTTTACCGTCCGGCCCGCCAATGGAGAAAAGGCGATCCGATGTGACGAGTCCGGATCTGGTTGAAATCGCCAAGTCCTTTGTAGGGAACCGTCTTTCAAGGCCACGATTTCCTCTTCGATGGCAATCGAACCTACGCGATAGAGGAACGTCGGAACACCGTCCGGATCCACCCGATAGCCACCAAAGCGGTGCTGGGCCGCTGTCGCAGTGAAATCGCAACTGTTGGCGTCAGCCTTGCTGTCGATTTCGACAAAAACGTTGCCGGCTGGAAACTCGATCGATTCGGTTCCTAGTGGATTTGCCGGTGGAGCGAAGCGAATGAACCACGTCCCTTGCGCATCCAAAAACTTGCCTCGCCAACCATCCGCCAAGCGAACCTGTTCAGCATCAAAGGCATAGTGGACGCCTTGCGGATTGCCCACTGCGATCGCGTGCGTGCCCGCGATGTCCATGAACGTGCGCAACAAGATCGGCCGATCGTCTGGAACCAACTCGTAGGTTTGCGACCGAGCCTGCTGGATCTTCTGTGGCAATGAGTGCTTTGGCACGCCTTGCAAATATGCCCACATCGCAGCGATCTGTCGATCAGGATCGCCACCAAGCAATTCTGTGTTTTGAGTCTTTCCGTCGGCGAAAAAGTTTGGCATTCGCGTTCGCGACTTCAGCGAACTCGGATCGTGCAAAAACGCAGTAAACCAGTCTCGGTTCACGCGGCCGGCGACCCCCGACAACTCCACGCCAACAACGCCAGGCATCGAAAAACCATCAAACGAGTGACACTGAATACAACCAATGTCCATCAGTTCTCGGCCCGCTTCGATCACCTCATTGCTTGGCGGTTTCGAATCAACCGCAACCGTGTACGGCAACTTGCGACGACCATCGACTCCGGCTATCCAGATCGGTAGATCCGCGACTTGATCCGCATGAAACTTGGGCATGCGAATCGTCATGTGAGGTCGGATGTCGGCATTGTTTCCAGCCAATATTTTGGCAAACCAAGCTGGTTTTATTTTGCGACCCGCACCAGTCAAGGGCGGTGGCAATCGACCTTCATCCCCCAGGTCAATCTCACCGACGGAATGAAAGTAGTCCTTGCGGCGGCGACCAACGCCACCCAACTCGTCGCGAACGTGACAGGCATAGCAGTTCAACTGCATCAAACGATGCTGCAGCTTGTCGGCCGTCGCAACCGGAGTCTGCGTTGCGATTGACGCGAGGGCCGAGACGATTGCGCCGCGTTGGAAATCGTCGAGTAAATAGGCTGGCCCTTTGCTGTATTCTTCCTGCAGGCAACCTGCAAACGTTTCGCGACGAAGTTCGGTAAGGATCGGCGTATCTGATGCTGCTAAATCATTGGGTAGTCCGTCAACTTGGTGGCAAGCAATGCAACCAAACCGTTCAAACGCTTTTCGCCCGGCTTCGGCGTCGCCAGATGCGTCCTGGTTGTTCACCGAATCCGATTCGACTGCCTGTCGATTCATCAAATAGCTGGCCAAGTCTGCGGCTTCGACCGCCGTCAACTTCAAGTTCGGCATTCGGCCGCCCGGGCGATCACGATCGGGATCGAGCAAAAAGAACGTTAAACCTCGCACGGTATATTTCGCCGCCAGGTTCGAATGTGGCACCGATGGGACTGGCCGGGCGGCAGCGGACAAGCCCAGATCTTCGAGTTCAGCCGCGTCCAGTTGATCAATCATCAAGTCGACCGCTGAACGAGCAGATCCGGTAACCTCGAAGTCCGCGGCCGGTTCGTGACAGGCGACGCAGCCAACCGAGTGGTACAATGTTCGCCCCGCTTCAACATTCCCCCGATTCCAAAACTCGAACGGAACTGGAACGGCACCGGTTGCTTTGATATCCGGAAAGTCCTGCTGCTGATTTGCCAGAAACGCTGCGATATTGCCGGCAACGGTTTCCCGCTGTTGCGAGGTCAATTCGCCAAGCACGTCGGGCATCGTCGTGCCCGGATGCACGCGACTTGGATCCGCCACATAATCACGAACCCAAGATGGATTCAGCCGGCGCCCTGAATTGCGAAGTGAGGGGCCGCCTTTGGATACCAGCATCGCGTCATCGCTGCGGTGGCACTTTGTGCAGCTCAGTTCCGTGATCAGTAAACGCCCGGCTTCAACTTGGTCAATTTGGTCGTGACGAGCAAACCGCTCAACCGCCGAAACGAAGGCAACTTCGTCAGCGATGGAAACGATGCGGAAAGACACAACCGCGATGGTCACAGCGATCCAGGCAAATCCACGACAACTTTTCTTCATTCGACTCATGCGGACGCCGCTTGTCTTTCGGATCTTGCTTTCACCAGCATTTCGATCCACGGACCAATGTAAAACCCGTTGTCGCGGTAAGTCCGACCGCTGACCAAGTTACCGTCGATCACACACGCTTCGTCAACAAAGATGCCGCCGCAGACTTCTAAGTCGAACTTACACTTCGCAACCGTTGCCATCCGACGCCCAGAAACGCATCCCGCATAGGCGGGGATCTCGACACCGTGACAGACGCTTGCGATCGGTTTTCCGGATTCAAAAAAGTGTCTAGTGATGCGAACTAGGTTTTCGTCGTAACGGATGTATTCCGGTGCACGTCCGCCGGAAAAGAAGATGCCGGCGTATTCATCTTCGTTGACGTCAGCAAACGGCACATCGCAGTCGAGCGTGTAGCCTTCCCATTCTTTGGTGATCGTCCAACCAGGTTTGATCTCGTGCAACACCAATTGGTAGAGACGTTTTTCGGGCGCGATCACAACCGGATGAAACCCGGCTTCTTGCAATCGGTAATACGGATACATCGTGTCGAGCAATTCGGTTGCATCGCCAATGACAATCAGGACTTTTTCCAACAGACGATTCCTTGTTGAAGCGGGTGCGGTAATATTCGCTAGCGAGTGTGGATTGTCTCGCTGTAAACAAGTTGGCCCGTATATCCGTCATGCCAACGAATGATGACGTGCGGACGATCGTAGGCGACGAACTGATATCCGCCACCGGGCGATCCAGCTTTCAACACATTGTTGATTTGCACGACGCCATAGTACGTGTTGCGAATTTGTTGGTACGGCATATTGTTGGGAAATTCAGAGAGCCAGCGGATGTCGACTTCACGCCCCATGCTCGACCACTTTCCGCCGTTGGGCGGATTGCCAAGCGTACCGATTGGATGTCCCGTCGAACCGAGCGGGCCACACATTACTTCCCAGAGGTTGTCAGAAATCTTGACCGAGGCGGACGCGTGAACATCACCCGTAAAAATGACAACGGGTTGCTTGATTGCGTCCAGTCGCTGCAACAGTTCTTCACGCTCGGCTAGAAACGACGGAAAACCATCGCCTTTATCATCGGTGTCGTCGCCGCCGACATGCGCAGCGGTGTGATAGATCATCCACGGATCCGGCGACACCAAGAAAACGAAATCAGCGTCGGTGTTTTCGACTCCATCGAGCAACCATTTCTTTTGGGCGTCGCCAAGGATGAACAAGTTGGGATCACTGCGATCTTTTGCGTTGCGATTCGAACGTTCGCCGCGAGTGTCCAACGCGAAGAAGTGACTGTTGCCGACCCGCCAGTCGTAGTAGTGATGCGTGCCGATACTGTAGACGACCTGTTCGTTTGCTTTTGCCGGTGGAGTGAATTCCAGATGCGTCGCATCGATGACACGCGTCAAACCGTACACTCCCGCGTTCTTGGGCGCGTCCTCGCGCCGCGGGACGATTTTGACACCGCGCGTGTAATTGCCCAGATGGATGGTGCTGACTCGATCGGGCGACAGACTTGTGAAGTCTGCGTCGGGATCATGCAAGATGGTGTCGTCACGTTTAACTTCACCGCGTCCCAATCGGATGCTTCCTCGCTGCGCTCCGCTCGGATTCGCCCAGCCTAAATAGTCTTCGTACGCTTTCAGACCGACATCGCGAATCAAATGCCGACCTTCGCCCAAACCGATCTGTCCACAGCCATGGATGTCCCAACCAACATCATGATCGTCGAACGTAAACATCGCGGGCACGCGTCGAAATAGGTTCGCAAAGGAACGGCCCCGACTGAAGTACAGCTTGTAGTTGTCACGCACACCGCCAAGCGTACCGTCACGCATTTCTTCGTAGATCACATCGCCATTGACGATACCGAAGGAAACTTCATCGGCGTGACGACGTCGAATCGAATCATAGGCAGGCGTACTAACGTATTGGCCGCCGCTGTTGTCGGGTGCCTGCGAGGCGCAGTGACCAACGGCGAAGGACAGATTGAACAAGCCGTCCGGGTTGTTGACTGGATCGGCATAGGCGGTTGCATCAGGAAGCGTCCGTAGCGACGGCCATTGATCCGCAAAGTCAGCTCGCAGGTCGGCAACTTGCCCGTCGACTTCGACCAAATAGAAGTACTCGGTGTTCGGGGCGAGAGCCTCGATTTTAACGACGCCGGTCAGATCGTACTTGTCACTGGTTTGTCCTTCGACGGTATTCCAGTGGTCGTCGGGCGGTAGCGATTTCCCGTAACGAACGCGAAACGAATCGGGTTGCTTGGTGCGCACCCACACGTGAACCGAATGCGAAGTCGGATTGCCCAACAATGGACCATGACTCAATCCGCTGGCTGCGTACGGCAACACATCGCCAGCAATCGGATCGGGCCAACGCATGACTTGGGCATCAACAACACCAGCACCGCAAACGATCGCGAGTGCAATCGCAATGGCGACCTTGTCGATCTGCTTATGCATTCAAACAACCATTCAAATAGACGCGACCTCGATTGACTTCGGCAGTCACCGCTTCGGGCGTTTCCAAGATCGGCACGCCGCGCGGTACCGGATGCATGAAGACCTCGGTGGGGCCGGCGAAGTTGATTTGGCGAAGTGCATTGACCAACGGCGCAAAATCCAGATCGCCTCGCCCCGGCATCTGCAAGAGTTCCTGTTCCTTGGGCAACTTTTCGACCGACCCCATTCCGTGCTGCCACGCATAGAAGACACTCAGACGTGGGCCAATGTCACGGATCAGTTTGGCGATTGCATGTGGGTCTTGCGGAAGGTGATAGGGCGCCAGAGCGATACCCAAATTCGGATGATCACAAAGCTCGATCAGCCATTTCATCGAATCTGGACTTTCGATCAAATTGTTACCATGGTTTTCGATCGCGATCGTGACGTTGCACTCGGCAGCTTGTTCCAAATGCGGTCTCATCTGCTGTGCGAACTTGCCAACCGCCGATTTCAGTTCGTCACCTTTCAAATGCTTGGGACCGCTTCCGCCAACCACAATCAGCGGGCATCCAAAGCGTTTCGCGAATAATAACTCGTCGCCTAAGCCAAACGGACCGAGCTTGTACTGTGTCAAACACCCCAGCGTAACGTCGTGTTGATCCAGTAGAGCGGCAAAAGATTCCTCGCCCATTTTGTTGATCTGTTCACGCTGGTTACCGTGAATCATCGGCCAAATGTCGATGCTGCTTGCGCCCGACTTAGCGACCTCTGGCAAGACCGTCGCCAATTCCGCATAGCCATACATGCAACTGGCGAGTGAGTAGTTCAGACGAAACTCATTTCGCGAATCCTGGCCACAGGCTTGGTTGCCAAGCCCTGCTAAAGCCGTAGCGGCCACCAGGTTGAACTCGCGTCTACCAATTCGATGATCATTGAAGGAGATTGGTCGTTTCATCAGACACGCTGCCAGTACGAATTGAAGTTTTCACAACGACGATCACTATTTTACGAAGCCAATCGTGCCACTGCGTACGTGAATGCGTATTTCCTGTACGCTATATTGTCACCGCTTCCCGCCCCCCCCAATAACCGAACGTGTCGTCTCGTGCGTCCTGACATTCCTCACGTTGCGATTTTGATCGAAACGTCGCGTTCCTACGGACGTGCGTTGTTGCGAGGCGTAAGACGTTATATCACCGAGACAGGGCCGTGGTCTGTGTTCATGGAACTGAGATCGCTGGACTCACCAACACCACCGTGGCTGAAGCACTGGAAGGGTGACGGCATCCTGACTCGCACGAGCAATCAAGCGATGGCGACTGCGATCTCGCGAACGAACGTTCCGACGGTCGAACTTCGTTCGACCCGCCTGCGTCATGCGTTTCCGTTCGTCGGAGTCAACAATTTTCGAGTGGGACGAATGATCGCCGATCACTTTTTGGATCGGGGATTCCAACATTTCGGTTTATTCATGATCGAAACCGAATTGTACTTCCAGCAGCGCCGCGACGACTTCATCGAGACGCTTCGACAGCGCGGCCACGATTGTCACTTGTACAAACCCACGGGGCGACGTGAACAACCGGCGCAGTGGGAGCGTGCGCAAGATGAGCTCGCCATATGGCTAACTTCGTTGCCCAAACCTGTTGGGATCATGGCCAGTACCGATCAGATGGGGTTTTGGATTCTGGACGCCAGTCGTCGCGCGGGTTTGTCGGTCCCGGAACAGATCGCCGTCGTGGGTGTCGAAAACGACGAGTCACTTTGCACGATGGCCATGCCACCACTTTCAAGCGTTCCACTCAATGGTGAACGAGTCGGGTACCAAGCCGCCACACTGTTACAAAGAATGATGAACGGCGAAAAACCGCCAACCGAGCCGACACTGATTGATCCATTGCCGCTTGTCGCTCGCCAGTCGTCGGATGTGATCGCGGTGGACAACGCAGACCTATCTCGCGCTCTACAACTGATCAAACAAAAAGCGTGCAACGGGCTGCGTGTCAGCGATGTACTGGCAGACGTAAATATATCACGAAGCAAATTAGAACGAGAGTTTCGCAGCACGATCGGCCGTTCACCCAACCAAGAAATCCTTCGTGTCAAGCTTGACCGTGTCAGTCAGATGCTGATTCTAACCGAGTTGACGTTGCCCCAAATCGCCGCACAAACGGGGTTCGAATCCGTCGCTTATTTATCGGAATCGTTCAAGCAGCATTTCGGATCCGCGCCCGGAAAGTACCGACGCCAATCTAACGAAGGACGATAATTAGACATCTTAGCGTCATGATTGCTCGGATCCTTCGCATGTCCCAATGGCTTTCCCTGCATCATTGCGATGTAATTATCATGCTGATATTAACCAACGACAAAACTGAATCGCTAATCGCTTGATCACTCAAACCCATCTCATGACCATCAAAGACCCCATCTGCAGTCGCCGAACAGCCACGCAGTTCGCCCCCAATCACAAGATTTTGTTAACGCTGCTGGCGGTCCTGTTGCTTTCAATTTCATGGCTTCCGGGCACCGTGCTCGCGGATCGCACCAGTTTCGACAAGGACTGGCAGTTCATCCAACAAGATGTACCGGGCGCCGAGCAACCGGATTTTGATGATTCTGCCTGGCGCCAGTTGGATGTACCGCATGACTGGAGTGTCGAGGGAGAGTATGACGAAAACAATCAGATGGGTGCTGGTGGCGGATACCTGCCAGCCGGAATCGGTTGGTATCGCAAAACGATTTCCGTTCCCGCCGATTGGCGTGGCAAGCATATCGAGATTGCCTTTGACGGCATATTCATGAACAGCACGGTGTGGGCCAACGGCCAGAAACTTGGCAATCGTCCCTATGGTTGGAGTTCGTTTTCTTATGACGTCAGCAAACTGGCCCAAGAATCCCAATCCATCACGTTTGCCATCCGTGTTGACAATGAAAGACAACCCTCGGCGAGATGGTATACCGGCAGCGGCATCTATGCTCACACCTGGATCGACGTGAAGAACCCGCTGCATGTCCCTGCATCCGGCGTCTTCATTCGCACGAACGGTTCCACTGTCGAAATTGATACGGAGGTGACCAACACAACCAGCGGCCACAAAAACACGACATTGAAAGTATCGATCATCGACGCCGAGGGAGCGACCGTCGCCAGCGTTCAAACTGAATTCGAATTGGCCGCAAGCGACATCCAAACGATCTCGCAAAAGATTAAACTCGACAATCCTCAGCGGTGGTCACTTGAAACGCCAATCCTTTACACCGCCCGCACCGAGGTGCTACTCGCCGGCAAGTCGATCGATCGTATGGAGACAAAATTTGGCGTGCGTGACGTCCAGTGGAAGCCGGAATCCGGCATGTGGATCAACGGAAAGAACTTGAAGCTGAGAGGCGTTTGTAATCACCAAGATGCCGGAGCGTTGGGGACGGCAGTGCCCGACAAAGTGCTGCGTTATCGTATCGAGCAGCTTAAGAAGATGGGCTGTAATGCGATTCGTACGACTCACAATCCACAGACGCCCGTGTTCTACGACATCTGCGATGAAGTCGGGATGTTGGTGATGGACGAGATTTTTGACGGATGGGGACGAAAGGCAGCCAACGACTATGGCGCACACTATTTCAAGCAGTGGTGGCAGCGAGACCTGACGGATTGGATCAAGCGGGACCGAAATCATCCATCGATCGTTATCTATAGTGTCGGCAACGAAACTCATGGCGACGTGGGCAAAGACTTGGTCGCGATGTGCCACAAACTCGATAGCACGCGGCCAGTAACGTCGGGCCATTCAGGTTCAGAGTTCATGGATGTCTTTGGCGTCAACGGCGGTAGCGAAAAGATGGGTTGGTTCGCTCAACTGCCGAATGATCGAGTGTTCATCGGAACGGAAAACACACACACTTGGCAGGTGCGAGGCTTCTATCGCACGCTGACTTGGTACCGTGACGGCTATCCCAATGCAAAGCAAAAGCCGCATGAGACGCCTGATCTAACGGAAACGGAAGTCTTCACCAACGATTGGACTCAGCCGTCAAATCGAAAGAACCGCAAGCAGATTTTCAACTCCAGCTATGACAATGCGATGGTACGGTTAAACGCTCGAAAGAACATCGAGCAACTGCGAGACATCCCAAACTATGCAGGCTCGTTCCGGTGGACGGGATACGACTACATCGGCGAGGCGGGCTATGTGCATGGCGGGTGGCCGTTCAAGGCGTTCATGGGTGGTGCCATCGACATGGCGAACTTTGAAAAGGACCTCTACTACCTCTACCAAAGCCAATGGACGCAGCAACCAATGGTTCACATCTTGCCGCACTGGACGCATCCCACAATGAAGCCAGGAACAGAGATTCCGGTGTGGGTCTATTCGAACTGCGACGAGGTCGAACTGTTCTTCGATGGCGATTCACTGGGCAGAAGGACTCCTGGTAACAAGTCGAACGAGATGCAGTGCCAATGGATGGTCGGTTGGCGGCCCGGCGAATTGAAAGCCGTAGGCTACAAGCAAGGCAATCGTGTCGCAGAACAAGTGGTCCGAACCGCCGATGAGCCTGCGCAAATCGCACTATCCATTGACGGTGAGCCGTTGGCTGACTCGGGCAAGGACATCGTTCAAGTTCGTGTCACCACAACAGACGAGCAGGGCGAGTTCTATCCGTACGGCGAAAACCGCACTCACTTCCATTTGATCGGGCCAGGCAAGATCCGTGCACTCGACAATGGCAGCCCGGTTGATGTGGAACGACACTTTCAGGCTCACGACCGAATCGCTTTCTATGGCCTGACTCGCGC
The Rubripirellula reticaptiva DNA segment above includes these coding regions:
- a CDS encoding c-type cytochrome; this encodes MKKSCRGFAWIAVTIAVVSFRIVSIADEVAFVSAVERFARHDQIDQVEAGRLLITELSCTKCHRSDDAMLVSKGGPSLRNSGRRLNPSWVRDYVADPSRVHPGTTMPDVLGELTSQQRETVAGNIAAFLANQQQDFPDIKATGAVPVPFEFWNRGNVEAGRTLYHSVGCVACHEPAADFEVTGSARSAVDLMIDQLDAAELEDLGLSAAARPVPSVPHSNLAAKYTVRGLTFFLLDPDRDRPGGRMPNLKLTAVEAADLASYLMNRQAVESDSVNNQDASGDAEAGRKAFERFGCIACHQVDGLPNDLAASDTPILTELRRETFAGCLQEEYSKGPAYLLDDFQRGAIVSALASIATQTPVATADKLQHRLMQLNCYACHVRDELGGVGRRRKDYFHSVGEIDLGDEGRLPPPLTGAGRKIKPAWFAKILAGNNADIRPHMTIRMPKFHADQVADLPIWIAGVDGRRKLPYTVAVDSKPPSNEVIEAGRELMDIGCIQCHSFDGFSMPGVVGVELSGVAGRVNRDWFTAFLHDPSSLKSRTRMPNFFADGKTQNTELLGGDPDRQIAAMWAYLQGVPKHSLPQKIQQARSQTYELVPDDRPILLRTFMDIAGTHAIAVGNPQGVHYAFDAEQVRLADGWRGKFLDAQGTWFIRFAPPANPLGTESIEFPAGNVFVEIDSKADANSCDFTATAAQHRFGGYRVDPDGVPTFLYRVGSIAIEEEIVALKDGSLQRTWRFQPDPDSSHRIAFSPLAGRTVKQIGGNRFVSDKGLTVQIDRLPAGAATITAEQDQTSDDQQRVVYLIDITSATKLEVNYSW
- a CDS encoding DJ-1/PfpI family protein encodes the protein MEKVLIVIGDATELLDTMYPYYRLQEAGFHPVVIAPEKRLYQLVLHEIKPGWTITKEWEGYTLDCDVPFADVNEDEYAGIFFSGGRAPEYIRYDENLVRITRHFFESGKPIASVCHGVEIPAYAGCVSGRRMATVAKCKFDLEVCGGIFVDEACVIDGNLVSGRTYRDNGFYIGPWIEMLVKARSERQAASA
- a CDS encoding alkaline phosphatase D family protein, which produces MHKQIDKVAIAIALAIVCGAGVVDAQVMRWPDPIAGDVLPYAASGLSHGPLLGNPTSHSVHVWVRTKQPDSFRVRYGKSLPPDDHWNTVEGQTSDKYDLTGVVKIEALAPNTEYFYLVEVDGQVADLRADFADQWPSLRTLPDATAYADPVNNPDGLFNLSFAVGHCASQAPDNSGGQYVSTPAYDSIRRRHADEVSFGIVNGDVIYEEMRDGTLGGVRDNYKLYFSRGRSFANLFRRVPAMFTFDDHDVGWDIHGCGQIGLGEGRHLIRDVGLKAYEDYLGWANPSGAQRGSIRLGRGEVKRDDTILHDPDADFTSLSPDRVSTIHLGNYTRGVKIVPRREDAPKNAGVYGLTRVIDATHLEFTPPAKANEQVVYSIGTHHYYDWRVGNSHFFALDTRGERSNRNAKDRSDPNLFILGDAQKKWLLDGVENTDADFVFLVSPDPWMIYHTAAHVGGDDTDDKGDGFPSFLAEREELLQRLDAIKQPVVIFTGDVHASASVKISDNLWEVMCGPLGSTGHPIGTLGNPPNGGKWSSMGREVDIRWLSEFPNNMPYQQIRNTYYGVVQINNVLKAGSPGGGYQFVAYDRPHVIIRWHDGYTGQLVYSETIHTR
- a CDS encoding sugar phosphate isomerase/epimerase family protein; amino-acid sequence: MKRPISFNDHRIGRREFNLVAATALAGLGNQACGQDSRNEFRLNYSLASCMYGYAELATVLPEVAKSGASSIDIWPMIHGNQREQINKMGEESFAALLDQHDVTLGCLTQYKLGPFGLGDELLFAKRFGCPLIVVGGSGPKHLKGDELKSAVGKFAQQMRPHLEQAAECNVTIAIENHGNNLIESPDSMKWLIELCDHPNLGIALAPYHLPQDPHAIAKLIRDIGPRLSVFYAWQHGMGSVEKLPKEQELLQMPGRGDLDFAPLVNALRQINFAGPTEVFMHPVPRGVPILETPEAVTAEVNRGRVYLNGCLNA
- a CDS encoding XylR family transcriptional regulator produces the protein MRPDIPHVAILIETSRSYGRALLRGVRRYITETGPWSVFMELRSLDSPTPPWLKHWKGDGILTRTSNQAMATAISRTNVPTVELRSTRLRHAFPFVGVNNFRVGRMIADHFLDRGFQHFGLFMIETELYFQQRRDDFIETLRQRGHDCHLYKPTGRREQPAQWERAQDELAIWLTSLPKPVGIMASTDQMGFWILDASRRAGLSVPEQIAVVGVENDESLCTMAMPPLSSVPLNGERVGYQAATLLQRMMNGEKPPTEPTLIDPLPLVARQSSDVIAVDNADLSRALQLIKQKACNGLRVSDVLADVNISRSKLEREFRSTIGRSPNQEILRVKLDRVSQMLILTELTLPQIAAQTGFESVAYLSESFKQHFGSAPGKYRRQSNEGR
- a CDS encoding glycoside hydrolase family 2 TIM barrel-domain containing protein, with protein sequence MTIKDPICSRRTATQFAPNHKILLTLLAVLLLSISWLPGTVLADRTSFDKDWQFIQQDVPGAEQPDFDDSAWRQLDVPHDWSVEGEYDENNQMGAGGGYLPAGIGWYRKTISVPADWRGKHIEIAFDGIFMNSTVWANGQKLGNRPYGWSSFSYDVSKLAQESQSITFAIRVDNERQPSARWYTGSGIYAHTWIDVKNPLHVPASGVFIRTNGSTVEIDTEVTNTTSGHKNTTLKVSIIDAEGATVASVQTEFELAASDIQTISQKIKLDNPQRWSLETPILYTARTEVLLAGKSIDRMETKFGVRDVQWKPESGMWINGKNLKLRGVCNHQDAGALGTAVPDKVLRYRIEQLKKMGCNAIRTTHNPQTPVFYDICDEVGMLVMDEIFDGWGRKAANDYGAHYFKQWWQRDLTDWIKRDRNHPSIVIYSVGNETHGDVGKDLVAMCHKLDSTRPVTSGHSGSEFMDVFGVNGGSEKMGWFAQLPNDRVFIGTENTHTWQVRGFYRTLTWYRDGYPNAKQKPHETPDLTETEVFTNDWTQPSNRKNRKQIFNSSYDNAMVRLNARKNIEQLRDIPNYAGSFRWTGYDYIGEAGYVHGGWPFKAFMGGAIDMANFEKDLYYLYQSQWTQQPMVHILPHWTHPTMKPGTEIPVWVYSNCDEVELFFDGDSLGRRTPGNKSNEMQCQWMVGWRPGELKAVGYKQGNRVAEQVVRTADEPAQIALSIDGEPLADSGKDIVQVRVTTTDEQGEFYPYGENRTHFHLIGPGKIRALDNGSPVDVERHFQAHDRIAFYGLTRAYIESTGEAGDIALLASCILGEKKQVTSNRVRIDTKLLSLRGTLPDVKTDVFYTLDGSVPTPQSTRYTDAFPVPLGTTVKALVVANGTPVQFLEERFAQDVGFVWDVVQKAARPGGDQAEDATFSKAVVDNQGKNFNGTGYLDFGQNKGAYVQWYQENDGDAGQTELVIRYSGVTKGRPGRAVKVTVNGKTVQEKLLLPNTKNWGKDWRTVTINIPVQRGANTIRLTTIENGGMYIDEITVK